Genomic DNA from Peribacillus simplex:
CGTCAAGATGCATACGGTGGTACGATTGAGGGGCGTTCTCGATTCGCTATTGAAGTTGCTAAAGCAGTTGTTGATGAAATAGGAGCAGAAAGAACAGGCATACGTTTTTCTCCTCAAGGAACCCTGCAAGGCATTGATGAGGGGGAAAATAGCCTTGAGATGTATCGTTATTTAATAAGTGAATTAAATAAGCTTAACCTTGCATATCTGCATTTAATGCACTTTGGAAACGAGCAATTCCTAAAAGATGTGCGTCAACTTTGGGATCAATCACTTCTTGTTAACCGTCCAGGTCGTCCTCTAGATCAACTTTCGTCTGATGTAGATAATAATCTTGCAGATGTTGTCACAGTAGGCACTTGGGTACTAGCTAATCCAGACTTTGTAGAACGGATTCAATCAGGTGCTCCCCTAAACGAACCTGATAAAAACACGCTCTATGCAGGAGGAAAAGAAGGTTATACAGATTATCCTTTTTTAAAATAATTTATTTAATATGAATATCCCATCTAGGGATATTCATAATCTTTTTTCTTAGGTTCGTTATGAAAAGATACATGTGCGTTAAATAAAAATGTGGAGGATTGTAATGAAAGCTTTAGCAATTGAAAACTACGGTAAAAAACCGAATTTTTTAGACTTCCCTATGCCCAAAATGAAATGAAGGGTGCATCATGTACGACTTCAAACATTTGTTCAGCCGGCGGAGAATGGGATAAACCTGTTATTAACCATCCTGAAGTAGCTATTCTTGGGGTTGGCCGTATTGCTGAAAAACCAATTGTTCGAGATGGTGAAATTGTAGAAGCGTCTGTACTTGCTCTTTTATTAAGCTTCGACTACAGAATAGATCGACGGAGCTACAGCAGAAAGCAATGAATGAATCATATTAAGTGATTATTAAACGACCCAAAACTATTGTTAATGGAGGCGTAAGTAATGGTTGTTGGAGATTTCCCAATTGAAACAGATACTATAGTCATCGGTGCAGGTCCTGGGGGTTATGTTGCAGCAATTCGTGCTGCCCAGCTGGGACAAAAAGTAACAATTGTTGAAAAGGAATATTTGGGGGGTGTATGTTGTAATGTCGGCTGTATTCCTTCAAAGGCATTAATTGCCGCTGGTCACCGCTATGAAACAGCTAAGCATTCGGATGCATATGGGATTACAGCAGAGAATGTAAAGGTTGATTTTTCAAAAGTACAAGAGTGGAAAGCTAGTGTAGTGAAAAAGTTAACTGGCGGTGTCGAAGGACTATTAAAAGGAAATAAAGTTGAGATTGTACGTGGTGAAGCATTCTTTGTAGGCCGTAATTCATTACGCGTAATGGGCGAAAAAAATGCTCAAACATACACCTTTAAAAATGCAATTATTGCAACAGGATCGCGTTCAATCGAGTTGCCTACATTTAAATATTCAAAACGCGTTCTAAATTCGACTGGTGCCCTCAGCTTAAATGAAATTCCTGAAAAAATCGTTGTTATTGGCGGCGGTGTTATCGGAATCGAACTTGGCGGTGCCTATGCAAACTTTGGTACCCAAGTAACGATTTTAGAGGGTGCAGATGAAATTTTAGGCGTAGGTTTTGAAAAACAAATGTCAGCCGTTGTTACGAAGAGTATGAAGAAAAAAGGTGTAGAATTTTATACCAAAGCAATGGCAAAAGGTGTAGAAGAAACAGAAAATGGCGTCACTGTAACCTTTGAGGTAAAAGGCGAAGAAAAGAAAATAGACGCTGATTATGTGTTTGTAATGGTCGGACGCCGCCCGAATACGGATGAAATAGGTCTTGAACAAGCCGGCGTAAAAATGACAGACCGTGGACTTATTGAAATCGATAAGCAATGCCGCACGAATGTTCCTAATATTTATGCAATAGGTGATGTTGTTCCAGGTCCACAATTAGCACATAAGGCATTCTATGAAGCAAAAATTGCTGCTGAAGCGATTGCCGGACATCCATCTGAAATTGATTATATAGGCATTCCAGCAGTCGTATTTTCAGATCCTGAGCTTGCAACTGTAGGTTATACTGAACAACAAGCAAAAGATAAAGGTATTGAAGTAGTAGCTGCGAAATTCCCATATGCGGGAAATGGACGTGCCTTGTCACTTGACAGCACAGACGGGTTCGTTAAGCTTGTAACTCGTAAAGAAGATGGACTTGTTATCGGAGCGCAAGTTGCCGGAGCAAATGCATCAGATCTCATTTCGGAGTTAG
This window encodes:
- the lpdA gene encoding dihydrolipoyl dehydrogenase, producing the protein MVVGDFPIETDTIVIGAGPGGYVAAIRAAQLGQKVTIVEKEYLGGVCCNVGCIPSKALIAAGHRYETAKHSDAYGITAENVKVDFSKVQEWKASVVKKLTGGVEGLLKGNKVEIVRGEAFFVGRNSLRVMGEKNAQTYTFKNAIIATGSRSIELPTFKYSKRVLNSTGALSLNEIPEKIVVIGGGVIGIELGGAYANFGTQVTILEGADEILGVGFEKQMSAVVTKSMKKKGVEFYTKAMAKGVEETENGVTVTFEVKGEEKKIDADYVFVMVGRRPNTDEIGLEQAGVKMTDRGLIEIDKQCRTNVPNIYAIGDVVPGPQLAHKAFYEAKIAAEAIAGHPSEIDYIGIPAVVFSDPELATVGYTEQQAKDKGIEVVAAKFPYAGNGRALSLDSTDGFVKLVTRKEDGLVIGAQVAGANASDLISELGLAVETGLTAEDIAMTIHAHPTLGEMTMEAAEVALGTPIHIIK